A section of the Castanea sativa cultivar Marrone di Chiusa Pesio chromosome 12, ASM4071231v1 genome encodes:
- the LOC142621325 gene encoding cell division cycle protein 27 homolog B has translation MMEAILIECVQNSLRQFMHRNAIFICERLCAQFPSETNLQLLAGCYLNNNQSYSAYHILKGTQMAQSRYLFAISCFQMDLLNEAEAALCPPANDPNAAEIPNGAAGHYLLGLIYRYTDRRKSAVHHFKQALSIDPLMWAAYEELCVLGAAEEATAVFGEAAALCIQKQYLHHGSASQSLHISNEDRNLVSGRNFGQGPNDASPTQLKHMQGNSLRDIPGNYHGAAALGGAASQPSNGSSSNVSFYNTPSPMASQLSGVAPPPLCRNAQPNGPNPSILNADSSPRSTVNSTIQAPRRKFVDEGKLRKISGRLFSDSGPRRSTRLSGEAGATNVSATMVVGNGTSNSSKYLGGSKLSSMAFRAVTVRKGQSWANENIDEGIRNEAFDDSRSNITLSTSSSSPSGDTRDLEQEGATVPTNGSIMNGSRVISGASEIMGLLRTLGEGYRLSCMYRCQEALDVYLKLPHKHYNTGWVLSQVGKAYFELVDYLEADRAFSLARQASPYSLEGMDIYSTVLYHLKEDMKLSYLAQELISTDRLAPQSWCAMGNCYSLQKDHETALKNFQRAVQLNPRFAYAHTLCGHEYVALEDFENGIKSYQSALRVNARHYNSWYGLGMIYLRQEKFEFSEHHFRMAFHINPRSSVIMSYLGTALHALKRSDEALAIMERAILADKKNPLPMYQKANILVSLENFDEALEALEELKEYAPRESSVYALMGRIYKRSKMYDKAMLHYGLALDLKPPATDVAAIKAAIEKLHVPDEIEDNL, from the exons ATGATGGAAGCAATATTGATAGAGTGTGTTCAGAATAGCCTTCGGCAATTCATGCACCGAAACGCCATTTTCATCTGCGAAAGACTCTGCGCTCAGTTCCCATCTGAG ACAAATTTGCAATTGTTAGCTGGGTGTTATTTGAACAACAATCAATCTTATTCTGCTTATCACATTTTAAAag GAACACAAATGGCTCAATCCCGGTACTTGTTTGCGATATCATGCTTTCAGATGGATCTTCTTAATGAGGCCGAAGCCGCGTTATGTCCTCCTGCCAATGACCCTAATGCTGCCGAG ATTCCAAATGGTGCAGCTGGTCATTACCTTCTTGGGCTTATTTACAG gtatacTGATAGAAGGAAAAGTGCTGTGCATCACTTCAAGCAGGCATTATCTATAGATCCTCTAATGTGGGCTGCATATGAGGAGCTTTGTGTATTAG GTGCTGCTGAAGAAGCAACTGCAGTTTTTGGTGAAGCAGCTGCTCTTTGCATACAAAAGCAGTACTTACATCATGGATCAGCTTCCCAAAGCTTGCACATCTCAAATGAGGATCGTAACTTAGTTTCTGGCAGGAACTTTGGCCAAGGCCCCAATGATGCCAGTCCAACGCAATTGAAACACATGCAAGGAAATAGCCTAAGAGATATTCCTGGCAATTATCATGGAGCAGCTGCATTGGGAGGAGCTGCTAGTCAGCCTTCAAATGGCAGTTCATCAAACGTATCATTCTATAATACTCCTTCACCAATGGCCTCACAG TTGTCAGGTGTTGCTCCACCGCCTTTGTGTAGAAATGCGCAGCCAAATGGCCCAAACCCAAGCATTCTCAATGCTGATAGCTCTCCAAGGTCAACTGTAAACTCTACTATTCAAGCCCCTCGAAGAAAGTTTGTGGATGAAGGAAAATTACGAAAG ATTTCTGGGAGGTTATTTTCTGATTCTGGCCCTCGACGAAGTACAAGACTTTCTGGAGAAGCAGGGGCCACGAATGTGAGTGCAACTATGGTAGTTGGAAATGGAACTAGCAACTCTTCTAAATATCTTGGAGGTTCCAAGCTGAGCTCTATGGCATTTCGTGCTGTGACAGTTCGTAAGGGTCAGTCATGGGCTAATGAAAATATTGATGAAG GGATACGCAATGAGGCTTTTGATGATTCTCGTTCAAATATTACATTGTCAACTTCTAGTTCATCTCCCTCTGGTGATACTAGAGATCTTGAACAAGAAGGAGCCACCGTTCCAACTAATGGAAGTATCATGAACGGTTCAAGAGTTATTAGTGGTGCTTCAGAAATAATGGGCCTTTTGAGAACACTTGGGGAAGGCTACAGACTTTCCTGCATGTACCGGTGCCAG GAAGCACTGGATGTCTATCTTAAACTTCCACACAAGCATTATAATACTGGCTGGGTACTTTCTCAG GTTGGAAAAGCATATTTTGAATTGGTAGATTATTTAGAAGCTGATCGGGCTTTCAGTCTTGCTCGCCAGGCATCCCCTTACAGTTTAGAAGGAATGGATATATATTCTACAGTACTTTAT CATTTGAAGGAAGATATGAAGCTAAGTTACCTGGCTCAAGAACTCATATCGACTGACCGCTTAGCTCCTCAATCTTG GTGTGCTATGGGAAATTGCTATAGCTTGCAGAAAGACCATGAAACGGCTCTGAAAAATTTTCAGCGAGCTGTTCAACTTAATCCAAGATTTGCATATGCACACACCCTTTGTGGCCATGA ATATGTAGCTTTGGAGGATTTTGAAAATGGAATTAAGAGCTACCAAAGTGCACTTCGGGTTAATGCAAGGCATTATAACTCCTGGTATGGGCTTGGAATGATATATCTTCGCCAAGAGAAGTTTGAGTTTTCGGAGCATCACTTCCGAATGGCTTTCCATATAAATCCACGTTCTTCTGTTATAATGTCTTATCTTGGCACAGCTTTGCATGCCTTAAAG AGAAGTGACGAAGCTTTGGCGATCATGGAGAGGGCTATCTTAGCAGATAAGAAGAATCCTCTTCCCATGTATCAGAAGGCTAATATACTAGTGAGcttggaaaattttgatgaagCTCTAGAAGCCTTGGAGGAGCTTAAAGAGTATGCCCCTCGTGAAAGCAGTGTATATGCTTTGATGGGTAGGATTTATAAGCGGAGTAAGATGTATGACAAAGCGATGCTTCATTATGGTCTTGCTTTGGATCTGAAGCCACCTGCAACAGATGTTGCTGCCATTAAG GCTGCCATTGAGAAGTTGCATGTACCTGATGAAATAGAAGACAACTTGTAG